A window of the Clostridia bacterium genome harbors these coding sequences:
- a CDS encoding ABC transporter ATP-binding protein → MKTFKYLWCLIKYTPWLYLANCVAWTLIYVVPLVPGLIAKEFFDVISNGGRVQGIWGILSLLLIAGVVQVIVIAIGGPIDIFHRFKISGLLRRNMLESILNKPGDRPIPGSVGEAISCFREDTAQIENAVSWTIDAIGVACFAAGAIAILLTINVKITLLVFTPLIAVVALAQVASERIQKYRRASREATSKVTGIIGEMFETVQAVQSAAAEESVINNLKSLNSERHKFMMKDRVLSQILDAIYQNTVSIGTGLILLLAANDMRTGSFTIGDFALFVYYLAFVSDFTLFFGNFLSTLKQSNVAFERMTELLQGIPGENLVEHKPLYIIGKLPDPHYVKKTEYDRLEILEVKSLSYYYQGSGSGIEDISFTIDKGSFTVITGRIGSGKSTLLKVLLGLLPKDGGQIYWNSRLVDNPETFFVPPRSAYTPQIPHLFSDTLKNNILLGLKEKDENLEGALYSAVLDRDIGALEKGVDTLIGPKGVKLSGGQLQRTAAARMFIRDPELLVFDDISSALDVDSENTLWNRLFEKKDKTCLVVSNRRMALRQADQIIVLKNGKIEAKGSLDMLLESCEEMRRIWGDV, encoded by the coding sequence ATGAAGACTTTCAAATATTTATGGTGCCTTATTAAATACACACCATGGCTTTATCTTGCAAACTGTGTAGCTTGGACATTAATCTATGTTGTTCCCCTTGTACCAGGGCTTATTGCAAAGGAGTTTTTCGATGTCATAAGCAATGGCGGGCGGGTGCAGGGCATATGGGGAATCCTTTCCCTGTTACTTATTGCAGGTGTTGTACAGGTTATAGTGATTGCAATAGGAGGTCCAATTGATATTTTTCACCGGTTCAAAATCAGTGGGCTTTTACGCCGTAACATGCTGGAGTCGATACTTAACAAGCCCGGGGACAGACCCATACCGGGTTCTGTCGGCGAGGCGATAAGCTGTTTCAGGGAAGATACCGCTCAAATAGAAAATGCTGTAAGCTGGACTATTGATGCTATTGGGGTAGCATGTTTTGCAGCGGGGGCTATTGCAATACTTTTAACCATAAATGTCAAGATTACTCTGCTGGTATTTACGCCTCTCATTGCCGTGGTAGCCCTTGCCCAGGTAGCCAGCGAACGTATACAAAAATACAGAAGGGCAAGCCGTGAGGCTACAAGCAAGGTAACCGGTATAATAGGGGAAATGTTTGAGACGGTCCAGGCGGTTCAGTCTGCCGCGGCAGAGGAGTCTGTAATAAACAACCTCAAGTCCTTGAATAGTGAAAGGCATAAGTTTATGATGAAGGACAGAGTTTTAAGCCAGATCCTGGATGCTATCTATCAAAATACAGTAAGCATAGGCACGGGGCTGATACTACTCCTTGCAGCAAATGATATGAGGACCGGTTCCTTCACCATTGGAGATTTTGCATTATTTGTATACTATTTAGCCTTCGTTTCGGACTTCACCCTCTTTTTTGGAAATTTTCTCTCCACTTTAAAGCAGTCCAATGTAGCATTTGAACGTATGACAGAGCTTCTGCAGGGAATCCCGGGAGAAAATCTGGTAGAGCATAAGCCTCTATATATTATTGGAAAGTTGCCTGATCCGCACTATGTTAAAAAGACAGAATATGACAGGCTTGAAATCCTCGAGGTTAAAAGCCTTTCGTACTATTATCAAGGTTCAGGATCGGGCATAGAAGATATAAGCTTTACAATTGATAAAGGTTCATTTACAGTCATTACCGGGCGTATAGGCTCAGGTAAATCGACACTATTAAAAGTACTTCTGGGGCTTCTTCCGAAGGACGGGGGGCAAATATATTGGAACTCAAGGCTTGTAGACAATCCTGAAACATTTTTTGTTCCTCCACGGAGTGCATACACTCCCCAGATTCCTCACCTTTTCAGCGATACATTGAAAAATAATATTCTCCTTGGATTAAAAGAGAAGGATGAGAATCTGGAAGGGGCGCTGTACTCTGCTGTTCTGGATAGGGACATTGGAGCCCTTGAGAAAGGGGTGGATACTCTCATAGGTCCAAAGGGAGTAAAATTATCCGGTGGCCAGCTTCAAAGGACCGCAGCCGCAAGAATGTTCATAAGAGACCCGGAACTCCTTGTTTTTGATGACATATCAAGCGCTCTTGATGTTGATTCAGAAAACACCCTATGGAATAGATTGTTTGAAAAAAAGGACAAAACCTGCCTTGTAGTATCCAATCGTCGTATGGCTTTAAGGCAAGCTGATCAGATTATAGTTCTAAAGAACGGTAAAATAGAGGCAAAAGGCAGTCTGGATATGCTTCTTGAATCATGTGAAGAGATGCGCAGGATTTGGGGCGATGTATAA
- a CDS encoding ABC transporter ATP-binding protein, which yields MKIRIGEYIKLLSRYLKPQLPQVVLLGFLLAGSIGLQLVNPQIIRYFIDTVTGDGTGKNLIYAALLYIGLAIVQQVIAVFATYVSQDVGWKSTNELRCQLVLHCMKLDMSFHKEHQSGELIQRVDGDVTALFEFFSKFSVNLMTNIGLIIGVVVLLFGIDWRVGAVMVIYCLITFFIFGRIQKASIPYNLKDREINAKFFGFLGEQIACTEDVRSNGASPNVMHSFYLFLRKWSPARIKCGVANYSPWMATEMVSQIGNFTGLGLGAYLWSRGIISVGSIYVIFKYTDLIIRPINQIRRQFQDLQNAGSSIVRINELFNIKSKVVDGKGGCLPHGALSVSMNDVSFDYEEGVSLIKNITMNIPSGRVLGILGRTGSGKTTLARLLVRFYDVLKGEIRLGGEVIGNVPLKELRSHIAYVTQEVQLFKATVRDNLTFFNNDITDDAIMKTICEIGLKPWLDSMPQGLNTMLDSGGGGLSAGEAQLLAFVRAFLKNPGLLILDEASSRLDPVTENLIEKAIDKLLMGRTAIIIAHRLKTVQRSDDILILEDGSILEQGSRVKLLKNESSHFYHLMQSGIEEVLA from the coding sequence TTGAAAATTCGTATTGGAGAATACATAAAGCTTTTATCGAGGTATTTAAAACCCCAATTGCCCCAGGTTGTACTTCTAGGATTCCTTCTTGCAGGCAGCATAGGGCTTCAACTTGTGAATCCACAGATAATCCGCTACTTTATAGATACCGTAACTGGTGATGGTACAGGTAAAAATCTTATATATGCTGCGCTGCTTTACATAGGTTTAGCTATAGTACAACAGGTCATTGCGGTATTTGCAACATATGTAAGTCAGGATGTAGGCTGGAAGTCAACAAATGAACTTAGGTGTCAGCTTGTTCTGCACTGTATGAAGCTTGACATGTCTTTTCATAAAGAACACCAGTCAGGGGAGCTTATACAGCGGGTAGATGGTGATGTGACAGCTTTGTTTGAGTTTTTTTCAAAGTTTTCTGTAAATCTTATGACAAACATCGGTCTCATAATAGGTGTAGTGGTACTGCTGTTCGGTATAGACTGGAGAGTGGGTGCTGTTATGGTTATATACTGCCTTATCACTTTTTTTATATTCGGGCGCATACAGAAAGCTTCAATCCCATACAACCTTAAGGATAGGGAGATTAATGCAAAGTTTTTCGGGTTTCTCGGGGAGCAGATTGCCTGTACGGAGGATGTCCGCTCAAACGGTGCATCCCCCAATGTGATGCATAGCTTCTATCTTTTTCTTAGAAAATGGTCGCCGGCTAGAATCAAATGCGGTGTGGCGAATTATTCCCCCTGGATGGCAACAGAGATGGTATCCCAAATCGGAAACTTTACCGGCCTCGGATTGGGGGCATACCTGTGGAGCAGGGGTATAATATCCGTCGGCTCAATATATGTAATATTTAAATATACAGACCTTATTATAAGGCCTATCAATCAAATACGCAGGCAGTTCCAGGACTTGCAGAATGCGGGCTCTAGCATAGTTCGCATAAATGAACTTTTTAATATAAAATCAAAGGTCGTTGATGGAAAGGGCGGCTGCCTTCCCCATGGAGCGCTGTCTGTTTCAATGAATGATGTAAGCTTTGATTATGAAGAAGGAGTGTCGCTAATTAAAAATATTACTATGAACATCCCTTCTGGAAGGGTTTTAGGAATACTGGGGCGCACCGGCAGCGGCAAGACCACCCTTGCAAGGCTCCTTGTGAGATTTTATGATGTACTGAAAGGTGAAATCAGGCTGGGCGGCGAGGTTATAGGGAATGTTCCCCTAAAGGAGTTAAGAAGCCACATTGCCTATGTGACCCAGGAAGTCCAGCTTTTCAAGGCAACCGTAAGGGATAACCTTACCTTCTTTAATAACGATATTACTGACGATGCTATTATGAAGACGATTTGCGAAATAGGACTTAAACCTTGGCTTGACTCAATGCCTCAAGGGCTCAATACCATGCTGGATTCGGGAGGAGGAGGGCTTTCCGCAGGAGAGGCACAGCTTCTTGCATTTGTGCGGGCATTCTTAAAGAACCCAGGACTCCTGATTCTTGATGAGGCATCATCAAGGCTGGACCCTGTAACGGAGAACCTTATTGAAAAAGCAATAGACAAGCTGCTTATGGGAAGGACTGCAATCATAATCGCCCACCGTCTCAAAACAGTCCAGCGTTCTGATGATATACTCATATTGGAAGATGGGAGCATACTTGAGCAGGGCAGCAGAGTGAAGCTTTTGAAGAATGAGTCTTCCCATTTCTATCACCTGATGCAATCCGGAATTGAGGAGGTACTAGCATGA
- the secA2 gene encoding accessory Sec system translocase SecA2, with product MPKNGVRINRFLTKLCNPAVEWDIRSYECQLQEVNRIALGSLSDSELQNMAFELRDRIKAGAPQSKAAIEAFALVREASDRVLDMRPFDVQVIAGMAMCDGRLVEMQTGEGKTLAAVFPAFFKALSGKGTHVLTVNDYLAGRDAAWMGPVYEFLGLTVGYVKEGMGNAERKRAYGKDITYLTAKEAGFDFLRGFLALSKEELVQRSFQFAIIDEADSILIDEARIPLVIAGNSEASGVDTGLMARIVESLRPHEDYDSDEQGRNAYLTESGVCKVEAILQCDNLYEEKNLQLLVGLNNALHAEALLKRDIDYIVRRGKIELVDEFTGRIADKRNWPHGLQEAIEAKEGIVSQSKGQILASITMQHFIRQYPAICGMTGTAISSANEFLEKYGLNVVVVPTNQPCIRVDYPDIVFENKVAKEEALIAEITRVHKTGQPILIGTCSIEESERLASKLLESEIECHILNAKNDELEAHIIAEAGAVGAVTVSTNMAGRGTDIKLGGSGEQDHERVAGLGGLYVIGTNRNASLRIDRQLRGRAGRQGDPGFTRFFVSLEDELFKQYRISDGLRSMLCSEACDSSTDNPMFRKEIAHAQRVVEGQNTAIRSTLNKYNEILEQQRRIIFNRRLDVLLDREPLKLMAERLCERYNMLCQRLGEAALHKAEKQVTLHFINSCWADYIDYISYIRESIHLTHLAGKNPVYEFNRLAFDAFERLLEDIEDSIIKTLSHAEVTKEGIDMKKEGLEVPASTWTYLVDDGMEQLGLNALCRDPLSAALQLPLFMVLLLSNRYLRKRENIKD from the coding sequence ATGCCCAAAAATGGAGTTAGAATAAATAGATTTTTGACTAAACTGTGCAATCCTGCTGTTGAATGGGATATCCGGTCCTATGAGTGTCAGCTCCAAGAGGTCAATCGGATAGCGTTGGGTTCTTTGAGTGACTCTGAGCTTCAAAATATGGCTTTTGAACTAAGAGATAGAATTAAGGCAGGCGCTCCCCAAAGCAAAGCAGCCATTGAAGCATTTGCGCTTGTCAGGGAGGCATCAGATAGAGTACTTGACATGCGCCCCTTTGATGTGCAGGTAATTGCCGGAATGGCCATGTGCGATGGAAGACTTGTAGAGATGCAGACTGGAGAAGGTAAGACTCTTGCTGCTGTATTCCCCGCCTTTTTCAAGGCTCTTTCGGGAAAAGGGACCCATGTTTTGACCGTTAATGATTATCTTGCTGGAAGGGATGCGGCATGGATGGGTCCGGTATATGAATTCTTGGGCTTGACGGTGGGGTATGTGAAGGAAGGGATGGGGAATGCTGAACGAAAAAGGGCCTATGGAAAAGATATAACTTATCTGACTGCCAAGGAGGCTGGATTTGATTTTCTCAGAGGTTTTCTTGCTTTATCAAAGGAAGAACTGGTACAAAGGTCTTTTCAGTTTGCAATCATCGATGAAGCGGATTCCATTCTGATTGATGAAGCACGGATACCCCTTGTTATAGCTGGAAATAGTGAGGCCTCCGGAGTAGATACCGGACTTATGGCCAGAATTGTTGAGAGCCTTAGACCACATGAGGACTATGATTCCGATGAGCAGGGCAGAAATGCATATCTGACTGAATCAGGAGTGTGTAAGGTAGAGGCTATCCTTCAATGTGACAATCTGTATGAAGAAAAAAATCTGCAGCTTTTGGTTGGATTAAATAATGCTCTGCACGCAGAGGCACTTTTGAAGCGTGATATCGATTATATCGTACGTAGGGGGAAAATTGAGCTTGTTGATGAGTTCACCGGGCGTATAGCGGATAAAAGGAACTGGCCTCACGGGCTCCAGGAGGCAATCGAAGCAAAGGAAGGGATCGTATCCCAGTCAAAGGGACAGATATTAGCTTCCATTACCATGCAGCATTTTATCCGCCAATATCCTGCAATATGTGGTATGACAGGGACTGCAATATCATCAGCAAATGAATTTCTGGAAAAGTACGGACTGAACGTAGTGGTAGTCCCAACAAACCAGCCATGCATTAGAGTCGACTATCCCGACATTGTTTTCGAAAACAAGGTGGCTAAAGAGGAGGCCTTGATAGCGGAAATAACCAGAGTGCACAAAACAGGACAGCCGATTCTCATCGGTACCTGCAGTATTGAGGAATCGGAGCGGCTGGCCAGTAAGCTTTTGGAATCGGAGATAGAGTGCCATATATTGAATGCAAAAAATGATGAGTTGGAAGCTCATATCATAGCTGAGGCAGGAGCAGTGGGGGCAGTGACCGTATCTACAAATATGGCCGGGAGGGGCACAGATATAAAGCTTGGAGGATCTGGGGAGCAGGATCATGAAAGAGTCGCGGGTCTTGGAGGCTTGTATGTCATCGGCACAAATCGGAATGCCAGTCTGAGGATAGACAGGCAGCTGCGGGGTCGTGCGGGCAGACAGGGGGATCCTGGGTTCACCCGGTTTTTTGTCAGTCTGGAGGATGAGCTTTTCAAACAGTACAGAATAAGTGATGGACTGCGTTCCATGCTATGCTCCGAAGCTTGTGACAGCTCAACAGACAATCCAATGTTCAGGAAGGAGATAGCACATGCCCAGAGAGTTGTCGAAGGGCAAAACACAGCTATCCGAAGTACCTTGAACAAATATAATGAAATACTTGAGCAGCAGAGAAGGATCATATTTAATCGCCGCCTTGACGTACTTCTGGATCGGGAGCCATTAAAGCTCATGGCTGAAAGACTTTGTGAACGATACAATATGCTTTGCCAACGGCTTGGAGAAGCAGCATTGCATAAAGCAGAAAAGCAGGTAACTCTTCATTTTATCAACAGCTGTTGGGCTGACTATATAGACTATATTTCCTATATACGGGAAAGTATTCACCTTACACACCTGGCAGGGAAAAACCCGGTATATGAATTCAACAGGCTGGCATTCGATGCTTTTGAAAGGCTTTTAGAGGATATTGAGGACAGTATCATAAAGACGCTGTCCCATGCCGAAGTTACCAAAGAAGGTATTGATATGAAAAAAGAAGGCCTGGAAGTACCAGCTTCAACCTGGACTTATCTAGTGGACGATGGAATGGAACAGCTTGGGCTTAACGCGTTATGCAGGGATCCTTTGTCTGCAGCGCTGCAGCTGCCGCTTTTCATGGTGCTTCTTCTGAGCAATCGCTATCTCAGAAAAAGGGAGAATATAAAAGATTGA